The DNA sequence ACCCATTCTCATGAAAAAATTGAGAAGTCATACAAgcctaaattattaaatgaaaaggaATTGAAACAACACTGAATTTATCCTATTTGATTACTCCACTACTTTATTTGTTGCTCACTCATTTAATGCACGTActatatttagttatttaattgCTTCATTTCCATTCTACAAAAATAAAGGCTTCACAAAGTCAGATTTAACAGAGCTCATACATCTCATGCTCTTAGAGTTACGTTTTTcacttatttattatgaatatgtgctttaatatgtttttgttagtTGCATATGCTATGCTGTTTTATTGATCAAGaacaatatataatttgattcaCGATTTAGAAAATGAGCCTTTCGATTCTTTATTTAAATCCCGATTCAACTACCATGGTCAGAACAGAAAGTTCCAACAAAATAAACAACAGAatcaagtaaaatattttattgtgtcAATTCAGTTTATGGTCAAATTCATCCATAACCACTTCTGCGCAGCGATGTACTCAAGGTTAAATCACCTTGCAAGAAACATCTAGCATTAAGAACTCCATCCCCGAAATTAATAAGTGCTTTCCAGCAACAGAATTACAAtaggcaaaaaagaaaaaaatgtttcaagaCATGAGTTGCAAGGTTTGCGTAAAACAAAATCTACATTTTCTCTATTTCATGTAATCACTTGTCAACTTGCAGTGACTTCAAAATCTTTGGTGAACTGATCGATCAACTTGTAATTAAACTGACAATCTCATTTTCTTGCCTCAACAAAGAACATTTCTTTTCAACTTGCAATGAAACTGAATCTCATTTCCAGAAGCGACCACGATTCTTTTGTTCTTGCATTCTCCTGCACCATTTGGAAACACCCAGAGTAAAAATGTTGGTTGAACACAACACAGGACAAATCATTAGTGTAACATCAACTATATACACAAAAGAAACCTTCAACACAGGATTAAATCATACCTTTGATGCTCTTTGGAACGCCTGATGAACTCACTTGGAATATCACATCCTTGGTAAGAGGCTAGCACTGGTCTTATATCAGGTGGACTACTACGGGCAACAACTGCAAATAGATAACAAAGGTAATGCAACTTTTACAAGCATAAAAAGACACCACAGTAACTTCAAACATGAATTCATTTATAAACACATCTTAAGGGAATGGACTTACACTCAAGGAGtgatgtgaaaatgaaaacaataattcAAACATGAACTCATTCTTCAATATATCTTAAGGAATGCTTACACTCAAGAAATGGTATAAAATCCAAAAGAGCTGTGTCATCTATATCTTGCTGCTGCCAAGCCTTAATAGGGAGACAGTTCTCAGGTTGTAGGCAACTTTCCAAAGCATGGCCACTTAAATAAAGAACTTTTCCTGGATTTCTGTTTAGTTTTGAGAGGTCCTGCCAAGCAAAggatgaaaaaaaggaaagaacactCATTATAAGAATATCCAGAGCACCACTAGTACACTATGCCTGTGATGTATCAAGTATCATAATAAAACTGTAggtcatttattttatattcttcaGGTGTAAGCAAGATTACTTTGTTATTATCTtatagatataaaaataatatttccaaGTCACTTGTTCTTACTATTAGCCATGATTGGTTCTACTCCTTCCACAGGTATTTAcgtgtataattaattttgaaagagAATAATGTAAGAACATAAGCACATACTCTGAAGTGTTTCCCATCCTGATACTTAGTAGCCGGCCTTGATAGCCTGTATCTAATGCAATGCTTAGTATCCAGCCTTTCTATAACAGGGTCTACAAACTGCACAAATCAACAAATGTAAGAATATATGAATACCTATACGAGCAAGTATCCATTCAGAATATAGAGAAGAATCAGATTACCATATTTTGTTCATCTGTGTAAACCACTATTTCATAGAACTGAGCTAAATGTTCCAAGAAGGCATCAACTCCAGGTCTTTTAAAAGTCTGCCAACCTGTATCTCGCTTTACATACCATAAAAGCAAAATTCAATATTGTAGCCATACCTCTATAATATGTAAGGACCTCCAGCGAGAAGCAAGGCAATAAGAGATCCAATGCATTTTTTATGTGACATAAAGTACATAAAGGGAAGTGGAATGTAAGCAACACACTGTTCACTGATGGTTGAAATTCAAGAGTCTCACTCCCTATTGAGTGGCTCCTACTACTGATTTAGTGCACCCCGCATGAATTTTCACCAATAATGAAGAGTTTATCATATTTTCTACCAACAAAAAAGGCTGAATTTGCAGTAGACGTCTTACCGTCCATATATAGTGAATCAATGTCTCATTGAGATCAAGAACAAGTGTAAACACATGTTGCTCCTGAGGAAGCAAATCAGGAAGGAG is a window from the Glycine max cultivar Williams 82 chromosome 2, Glycine_max_v4.0, whole genome shotgun sequence genome containing:
- the LOC100775411 gene encoding mitochondrial import inner membrane translocase subunit TIM50-like, with amino-acid sequence MSLGILRSRAISLASKRFLCTNAASASPPLPPPPSAASPSRWSFLKYALVGALTGGTVFAGYASYAYSLDEIEQKTRSLRESAKYTAGDGVTALDKFQGLLYSTAMTVPAKAVELYLDARRVIEEQVKSYTEPYTDKLLPDLLPQEQHVFTLVLDLNETLIHYIWTRDTGWQTFKRPGVDAFLEHLAQFYEIVVYTDEQNMFVDPVIERLDTKHCIRYRLSRPATKYQDGKHFRDLSKLNRNPGKVLYLSGHALESCLQPENCLPIKAWQQQDIDDTALLDFIPFLEFVARSSPPDIRPVLASYQGCDIPSEFIRRSKEHQRRMQEQKNRGRFWK